In a single window of the Desulfovibrio mangrovi genome:
- a CDS encoding anthranilate synthase component I family protein: MNVLLKQTGQWLAADIQTPISLFLGLVGSGQGFLLESAEVDGRWGRYSVIGFNFLLRLGCKEGKLEVASRDKRLDFLKQYEGMDFMDGVRAVNKAVTVEAAEGFDKLPPIARGLFGYFGYGAAGMFEPKLRNVLPPENAEACLVLPGTVVLFDHLYNKLCLLTLADGLNVRMDRSAVERKAEPPDVGPITTIPDRATYLRNVDRVKELIRQGEAIQVVISTRFQASFSGEPFVLYRRLRQINPSPYMFFMRLPGVSLIGSSPEVLVRSSHGEVEVCPIAGTRPRGASETEDLALAEDLKADPKEQAEHVMLVDLGRNDVGRVSAPGTVSVDKYMQVERFSHVMHMTSYVKGKLQEGKDALDVLAATFPAGTVSGAPKVRAMEIIADIEALQRGPYAGAVGWMSLDNDNADLDTGILIRTMWVRDGLVQWQCGAGIVHDSVPEKEWEECHNKARALKVTINGTGDGDVFAYR; the protein is encoded by the coding sequence GCTACAGTGTGATCGGGTTCAACTTCCTGCTCCGTCTCGGCTGCAAGGAAGGCAAGCTGGAGGTCGCATCGCGCGACAAACGTTTGGATTTTTTGAAGCAATATGAAGGCATGGACTTCATGGATGGCGTGCGCGCCGTGAACAAGGCCGTGACCGTGGAGGCTGCGGAGGGTTTTGACAAGCTGCCGCCCATCGCACGCGGTCTGTTCGGCTATTTCGGGTACGGCGCTGCGGGCATGTTCGAGCCCAAGCTGCGCAACGTGCTACCGCCGGAAAACGCGGAAGCCTGCCTGGTGCTGCCGGGCACCGTCGTGCTCTTTGACCATCTGTACAACAAGCTCTGTCTGCTCACGCTGGCAGACGGCCTGAACGTACGTATGGACCGCTCCGCAGTGGAGCGCAAGGCCGAGCCGCCTGACGTGGGACCCATTACCACCATTCCGGACCGCGCCACCTACCTGCGCAACGTGGACCGTGTGAAGGAACTCATCCGGCAGGGCGAGGCCATTCAGGTGGTTATTTCCACCCGTTTCCAGGCTTCGTTCTCCGGCGAGCCCTTTGTGCTGTATCGCCGCCTGCGCCAGATCAACCCTTCGCCGTACATGTTCTTCATGCGTCTGCCCGGCGTGAGCCTTATCGGTTCTTCGCCCGAGGTGCTGGTGCGTAGCAGTCATGGTGAAGTGGAAGTGTGCCCCATCGCGGGAACCCGCCCGCGCGGTGCTTCCGAAACGGAAGACCTCGCTCTTGCGGAAGACCTGAAGGCCGATCCCAAGGAGCAGGCCGAACACGTGATGCTGGTGGACCTTGGCCGCAACGACGTGGGCCGCGTGTCCGCTCCCGGTACCGTGTCTGTGGACAAGTACATGCAGGTGGAACGTTTCAGCCACGTGATGCACATGACCTCCTATGTGAAGGGCAAGCTGCAGGAAGGCAAGGATGCGCTGGACGTGCTGGCCGCCACCTTCCCCGCAGGCACCGTGAGCGGTGCGCCCAAGGTGCGCGCCATGGAGATCATCGCTGATATCGAAGCCCTGCAGCGCGGTCCCTATGCCGGTGCGGTGGGCTGGATGAGTCTTGATAACGACAACGCCGACCTGGATACCGGCATTCTCATCCGTACCATGTGGGTGCGTGACGGATTGGTGCAGTGGCAGTGCGGTGCGGGCATCGTGCACGATTCCGTTCCGGAGAAGGAATGGGAGGAATGCCACAACAAGGCGCGGGCTCTGAAGGTCACCATCAACGGAACGGGAGACGGCGATGTTTTTGCTTATAGATAA
- a CDS encoding anthranilate synthase component II, translating to MFLLIDNYDSFTFNLVQAFQKIGRNPEVYKNDDPRILELAESGTLEMVCISPGPSNPQNAGLCLEFLKRLPKTVPVLGVCLGHQILGYFAGASVVIGPRIMHGKSSMLEHDGTGMFTNLASPMQIGRYHSLIVNVHEAPELLEATSHVHTDDGQLEVMSLRYKDRPWVGVQFHPESVLTPEGETLLANFPENIV from the coding sequence ATGTTTTTGCTTATAGATAACTATGATTCCTTCACCTTCAATCTGGTGCAGGCCTTTCAGAAGATCGGAAGGAATCCGGAAGTATACAAGAACGACGATCCGCGCATTCTGGAGCTGGCGGAAAGCGGCACGCTGGAAATGGTGTGCATTTCCCCTGGCCCCAGCAATCCGCAGAACGCGGGGCTGTGCCTTGAGTTCCTGAAGCGTCTGCCCAAGACCGTGCCCGTGCTGGGCGTGTGTCTGGGACACCAGATACTGGGCTACTTTGCCGGAGCCAGCGTGGTCATCGGGCCGCGCATCATGCACGGCAAGTCCTCCATGCTGGAGCATGACGGCACGGGCATGTTCACCAACCTCGCCTCGCCCATGCAGATAGGCCGCTACCACTCCCTTATCGTGAATGTGCATGAGGCACCGGAACTGCTGGAAGCCACCTCGCACGTCCACACGGATGACGGGCAACTTGAAGTCATGTCGCTGCGCTACAAGGATCGTCCGTGGGTCGGTGTGCAGTTCCACCCCGAATCGGTACTGACGCCGGAAGGGGAGACCCTGCTGGCGAATTTTCCTGAGAATATTGTGTAA
- the trpD gene encoding anthranilate phosphoribosyltransferase produces MKTVEILETLAAGNDLSAEMATVAFSRLMDGEMSPVQAGSFLMGLRQKGETALEMATAVSACLERARLVTGLTGKRIDPVGTGGDGKNSFNCSTTTALTLAGMGYQVTKHGNRAVSSSCGSADIVDGMGLPMLQEPQELRAELAKRNFVFLFAPYFHPAFKHIMPVRQELGMRTMFNLLGPLLNPARPTHQLLGVARPEYMQLMADALALSGIERAAVVHGAGGYDELTPMGPAQVIMVEGGKTRATTIDPAACGIVPCKPEELVVTGKEQGLAVVKELLGGAGPAAMREMLILNVGVAVHLLEDGKELAQCMIMAREAVMAGVGGKVIHA; encoded by the coding sequence GTGAAAACCGTGGAGATTCTCGAAACTCTGGCGGCGGGGAACGACCTTTCCGCAGAGATGGCGACGGTGGCCTTCTCCAGACTCATGGATGGCGAGATGAGTCCCGTACAGGCGGGCTCCTTCCTCATGGGACTGCGGCAGAAAGGTGAAACCGCGCTGGAAATGGCCACCGCTGTTTCCGCGTGTCTGGAACGTGCCCGTCTGGTGACGGGGCTTACCGGCAAGCGCATAGACCCCGTGGGGACAGGCGGCGACGGCAAGAACAGCTTCAACTGCTCCACGACAACGGCGCTGACGCTGGCGGGCATGGGCTATCAGGTGACCAAGCATGGTAACAGGGCGGTGTCGTCCTCCTGTGGCAGTGCGGACATCGTGGACGGCATGGGATTGCCTATGCTGCAGGAGCCGCAGGAGCTTCGGGCGGAATTGGCAAAGCGCAACTTCGTGTTTCTTTTTGCCCCCTACTTCCATCCCGCGTTCAAGCACATCATGCCCGTGCGGCAGGAACTGGGCATGCGTACCATGTTCAACCTGCTCGGGCCGCTGCTCAACCCCGCGCGCCCCACGCATCAGCTGCTGGGTGTTGCCCGTCCCGAGTACATGCAGCTCATGGCTGACGCGCTGGCGCTTTCGGGCATCGAACGTGCGGCCGTGGTGCATGGTGCCGGAGGGTACGACGAACTGACTCCCATGGGGCCTGCGCAGGTCATCATGGTGGAAGGCGGGAAGACCCGCGCGACAACCATCGACCCCGCAGCCTGCGGCATTGTTCCCTGCAAGCCCGAAGAGCTGGTCGTTACCGGTAAGGAACAGGGGCTGGCCGTGGTGAAGGAACTGCTGGGCGGCGCTGGCCCCGCAGCCATGCGGGAAATGCTGATTCTCAACGTGGGCGTGGCCGTGCACCTGCTGGAAGACGGCAAGGAACTGGCGCAGTGCATGATCATGGCGCGCGAGGCGGTCATGGCCGGTGTCGGCGGGAAGGTGATCCATGCTTGA
- a CDS encoding indole-3-glycerol-phosphate synthase yields MLERFRIAKAEEIRTLESLSAQKAMPAPFAGSRPSFSAALKKEGLAAICEYKRASPSKGEIEMGLSPEEVARQYQEGGAAALSVLTEEVYFKGDLGFLDRMTFTGLPLLRKDFLFHPLQIARTAATPASALLLIVRMFDDAALLRELLDMTHAMGMEAVVEVFDERDLDMAREVGSRIIQVNNRNLDTLQTDLAICERLVQDRSRAEVWIAASGISTPEHRRYVESLGYDAMLVGTALMQGGAPRKALEALLA; encoded by the coding sequence ATGCTTGAGCGTTTCCGCATCGCCAAGGCCGAAGAGATTCGCACCCTTGAATCTCTTTCCGCGCAGAAGGCCATGCCCGCGCCTTTCGCGGGTTCCCGTCCTTCGTTCAGCGCTGCGCTGAAGAAGGAAGGATTGGCGGCCATCTGCGAATACAAGCGGGCGTCCCCCTCCAAGGGGGAGATCGAGATGGGGCTGTCTCCCGAAGAGGTGGCGCGCCAGTATCAGGAAGGCGGGGCCGCCGCCCTGTCCGTGCTGACGGAAGAGGTCTATTTCAAGGGCGACCTTGGGTTTCTGGACCGCATGACCTTTACGGGGTTGCCCCTGCTGCGCAAGGACTTCCTCTTCCATCCCCTGCAGATCGCGCGCACCGCAGCAACACCCGCATCCGCGCTGCTGCTCATCGTGCGCATGTTCGATGACGCGGCACTGCTCAGGGAACTGCTGGACATGACCCATGCCATGGGCATGGAGGCGGTGGTGGAGGTGTTCGATGAACGAGATCTGGACATGGCCCGCGAGGTAGGCTCGCGGATCATACAGGTGAACAACAGAAATCTGGATACATTGCAAACTGACCTTGCCATTTGCGAGCGACTGGTGCAGGACCGTAGCAGAGCTGAAGTTTGGATAGCCGCCAGCGGTATATCCACCCCGGAGCACAGACGGTATGTCGAGTCTCTGGGATACGACGCAATGCTGGTGGGCACCGCGCTCATGCAGGGAGGCGCGCCGCGAAAGGCGCTGGAAGCCCTGCTTGCGTAG
- a CDS encoding phosphoribosylanthranilate isomerase, with amino-acid sequence MLDKEIFVKVCGITSQHDADLCVRYDADLIGFIFHEKSPRNMTVEKVRAIETPSLMRTGVFVDQTVDEVKRIMQHARLNLAQLHGDQDIEFCKVLGKTRVMKVFWPERYATRQDLEADMERFAPYSRFYLLEAGSAGGGHGKVQDWSFLAGLRGIKTWFIAGGLGPDTLKQAIMGCNPCGIDLNSGVESAPGIKSEEKLKAVFDMIHNPLVG; translated from the coding sequence ATGTTGGATAAGGAAATCTTCGTTAAGGTGTGCGGCATAACCAGCCAGCACGATGCCGATCTCTGTGTGCGGTATGATGCGGACCTCATCGGGTTCATCTTCCATGAGAAGAGCCCCCGCAACATGACCGTGGAAAAGGTGCGCGCCATTGAAACGCCCTCGCTTATGCGTACCGGCGTGTTCGTGGATCAGACTGTGGACGAGGTGAAGCGCATCATGCAGCACGCCCGTCTGAATCTGGCGCAGCTGCACGGCGATCAGGACATCGAATTCTGCAAGGTATTGGGCAAGACGCGCGTCATGAAGGTTTTCTGGCCGGAACGGTATGCCACGCGGCAGGATCTGGAAGCGGACATGGAGCGTTTTGCCCCGTACTCCCGCTTCTATCTCCTGGAAGCAGGCTCCGCAGGCGGAGGCCACGGCAAGGTACAGGACTGGTCCTTCCTTGCCGGACTGCGTGGCATCAAGACGTGGTTCATCGCAGGCGGCCTTGGGCCGGATACGCTCAAGCAGGCCATCATGGGCTGCAACCCCTGCGGCATCGACCTCAATTCCGGTGTGGAAAGCGCTCCCGGCATCAAGAGCGAAGAAAAGCTCAAGGCCGTGTTCGACATGATTCATAATCCGCTGGTGGGATAG
- the trpB gene encoding tryptophan synthase subunit beta encodes MKKGYFGDFGGQFVAELLIPPLRELEHALETIVPSPEFQAEFSALLRDYVGRKSPLTHCPTLSKELGFNLWLKREDLNHTGSHKINNTLGQALLTKYMGKPAMLTETGAGMNGVATATAARALDLDCIVFMGATDVARQSHNVRRMQLLGAEIVPVQNGTKTLKDAINEALRYWIAEQRTHHYCFGTAAGPHPFPTLVREFQSVVGREAREQILEKTGELPYAVVACVGGGSNAIGAFHAFVPDESVRLVGVEAAGTGEPGCYNSAPLNLGSRGVLHGQMTMLLQDEDGQILPSHSVAAGLDYPGVGPEHAHLHDSGRAHYGTVNDAQALKAFMTLTRSEGIMPALESSHAVAWVLENRDRIPKGANVIVNLSGRGDKDMDIIEEHLGAQPVHGRKG; translated from the coding sequence ATGAAAAAAGGATACTTCGGCGACTTCGGCGGCCAGTTTGTGGCGGAATTGCTTATTCCCCCGCTGCGCGAGCTGGAGCACGCCCTTGAAACCATAGTTCCCTCCCCCGAGTTTCAGGCCGAGTTCTCGGCATTGCTGCGAGACTACGTGGGCCGCAAGAGCCCGTTGACCCATTGTCCGACCTTGTCGAAGGAACTGGGCTTCAACCTGTGGCTCAAGCGTGAGGATTTGAACCATACCGGTTCGCACAAGATCAACAATACTCTCGGTCAGGCGCTGCTGACCAAATACATGGGCAAGCCCGCCATGCTGACCGAGACCGGTGCAGGCATGAACGGCGTGGCCACCGCCACGGCGGCCCGTGCGCTGGACCTTGACTGCATCGTGTTCATGGGCGCGACGGACGTTGCCCGCCAATCGCACAACGTGCGGCGCATGCAGCTGCTTGGTGCGGAGATCGTACCCGTGCAGAACGGCACCAAGACCCTGAAGGACGCCATCAACGAGGCGTTGCGCTACTGGATTGCCGAGCAGCGTACGCACCACTACTGCTTCGGCACGGCGGCAGGCCCGCACCCCTTCCCCACGCTGGTGCGCGAGTTCCAGTCCGTTGTGGGCCGCGAGGCGCGTGAGCAGATTCTGGAAAAGACGGGCGAGCTGCCCTATGCCGTGGTTGCCTGCGTGGGCGGTGGCTCCAACGCCATCGGCGCGTTCCATGCCTTTGTGCCGGACGAGTCCGTGCGTCTTGTAGGTGTGGAGGCTGCAGGCACCGGCGAACCGGGATGCTACAACTCTGCGCCGCTCAACCTTGGCTCGCGCGGCGTGCTGCATGGGCAGATGACCATGCTGCTGCAGGACGAGGACGGCCAGATCCTGCCTTCGCACTCTGTTGCGGCGGGACTGGACTACCCCGGCGTCGGGCCGGAGCATGCCCACCTGCACGATTCCGGCCGTGCCCACTATGGCACCGTCAATGATGCGCAGGCGCTGAAGGCTTTCATGACCCTTACCCGTTCCGAGGGCATCATGCCCGCGCTGGAAAGCTCGCACGCTGTTGCGTGGGTGCTGGAAAACAGGGACCGGATTCCGAAGGGGGCCAACGTCATCGTCAACCTTTCCGGTCGCGGCGACAAGGACATGGACATCATTGAAGAGCACCTCGGTGCACAGCCCGTGCACGGCAGGAAAGGGTAG
- the trpA gene encoding tryptophan synthase subunit alpha has protein sequence MTTSKLTERIRKANAAGRKALIPFIPGGFPDLEQFWTHLEALDAGGADIIEVGVPFSDPCADGPVVEKASIQALEAGVSLKWLLNGLKARAGRFQAELVLMGYLNPFLQYGFEKLAEDAAAAGVSGFIIPDLPLDEDAPYRAVLQGKGMALVPLVGLNTDLERMKAYAAVAKGYVYVVSVLGTTGARESFPAELADALARAREAFDLPIALGFGIKEPAQLEVFGDSIDAVIFGSALITHIRETGSAKAFMARWA, from the coding sequence ATGACGACTTCAAAACTGACGGAACGTATCCGCAAGGCAAACGCCGCCGGCCGCAAGGCGCTTATTCCCTTCATTCCCGGCGGGTTCCCCGACCTTGAACAGTTCTGGACGCACCTTGAGGCGCTGGATGCCGGCGGGGCGGACATCATCGAAGTGGGCGTGCCCTTCTCCGATCCCTGCGCCGATGGTCCCGTAGTGGAAAAGGCTTCCATTCAGGCGTTGGAGGCGGGCGTATCGCTCAAGTGGTTGTTGAACGGCCTGAAGGCCCGTGCTGGCCGTTTTCAGGCCGAGCTGGTGCTGATGGGCTATCTGAATCCCTTCCTGCAGTACGGGTTTGAGAAGCTGGCGGAAGACGCTGCCGCTGCAGGCGTTTCCGGGTTCATCATCCCCGACCTGCCGCTGGATGAGGACGCCCCCTATCGTGCGGTTCTACAAGGCAAGGGTATGGCCCTTGTCCCGTTGGTGGGCCTGAATACCGACCTTGAACGCATGAAGGCCTATGCGGCTGTTGCGAAGGGATATGTGTATGTGGTTTCGGTGCTGGGTACCACCGGCGCGCGCGAAAGCTTCCCTGCGGAACTGGCGGATGCGCTGGCCCGTGCACGCGAGGCATTTGATCTGCCCATCGCGCTGGGCTTCGGCATCAAGGAGCCCGCACAGCTTGAGGTATTCGGCGATTCCATCGATGCAGTCATCTTCGGCAGTGCGCTGATCACGCATATCCGTGAAACAGGCAGCGCGAAGGCGTTTATGGCCCGCTGGGCCTAG
- a CDS encoding substrate-binding periplasmic protein → MKQLLAIFLIISAVLGSWALALADKEGIHHKVTLPVDDWPPYRTISSGSMSGLDFDLMKELAGRLGFRLNYQPMPWNRSLAQMKQGKADAMTGLARRPERELYIYYIEPPYSSCSTVFYTPKGQGDSIRTYEDLNGKRLGFVLGSAYFPRFDEDKSLNKMGVVAEEQLIRMGLAGRLDVFVGTDCQVDYEIMQQGLGDKLEKAVYRPENKVDLYLGVSRYSLFFEHVDELERVMRQMKRDGTLKRINDAYFAPKVGEKSGKQHK, encoded by the coding sequence ATGAAACAGTTGTTGGCAATTTTTCTGATTATTTCCGCCGTGTTGGGGTCTTGGGCATTGGCCCTTGCCGACAAGGAGGGGATTCATCACAAGGTAACGCTGCCGGTTGATGACTGGCCGCCTTACCGTACGATCTCCAGCGGGTCCATGAGCGGGTTGGATTTTGACCTCATGAAGGAGTTGGCCGGCCGTCTTGGTTTCAGGCTGAATTATCAGCCGATGCCATGGAATCGCAGCCTTGCCCAGATGAAGCAGGGTAAGGCGGACGCCATGACCGGTCTTGCGCGCAGGCCTGAGCGTGAGCTGTATATTTATTACATTGAGCCGCCGTATTCATCGTGCTCCACGGTATTCTATACCCCCAAAGGTCAGGGGGATTCCATCCGAACCTATGAAGATCTCAACGGCAAGCGTCTGGGGTTTGTGCTCGGGTCGGCCTACTTTCCCCGCTTTGATGAAGACAAATCATTGAACAAGATGGGAGTGGTGGCGGAAGAGCAACTGATACGGATGGGGCTTGCCGGTCGGCTGGATGTGTTTGTGGGAACTGACTGTCAGGTTGATTACGAAATCATGCAGCAAGGTTTGGGGGATAAACTGGAGAAAGCCGTTTACCGGCCGGAAAACAAGGTTGATCTGTATTTGGGCGTATCGCGCTATTCTCTTTTCTTCGAGCATGTGGATGAACTTGAGCGGGTTATGCGGCAGATGAAGCGCGATGGTACCTTGAAGCGCATCAACGATGCGTACTTTGCGCCCAAGGTCGGTGAAAAGTCCGGCAAGCAGCATAAGTAA
- the hypF gene encoding carbamoyltransferase HypF, giving the protein MTDMIRRKFVIQGQVQGVGFRPFVYRIALDNAMTGIVSNTSDGVFIEVQGAVGAVEQFGRDLTDKLPPLAHVVSRTEEDMPVQQGEEAFVIIASTGSNGNTVLISADVATCDDCLADMFDPGNPRYLYPFTNCTNCGPRYTITRSIPYDRDKTSMACFPLCPSCREEYENPLDRRFHAQPNACPECGPHVWMTTPDKESADAQGPEQAQVCRDTEAIRQTAKALSKGHIAAIKGLGGFHLACDATNESAVTALRTRKNRWGKPLAVMVPDVEAARRLAIVSDAEAAQMASRERPIVLCRVHEDSPLAPAVMPDTHYVGIMLPYTPLHHVLFHFLRDFSEGQVPALVMTSGNMSSEPIALGNREALKRLHGIADLFLLHNRDILIRTDDSVVRVHPETEERQFFRRARGFTPRPVFLEGDGPCVLGVGPELKNTLCYTRGAQAFVSQHIGDMQNLETYGFYQEIASHLADILQVEPQAVIRDLHPDYLSTRFAEGYAKKRGIPVLSLQHHYAHIHSVLAENRYEGPALGLALDGTGYGEDGTIWGGELLYVDNAELEHERIGQLAPMPLPGGEAAIREPWRITQGLLWELGAFEPDMRIWTWWEEYSKAASFLPQIMERRINTPMTSSCGRLFDAIAAMLGVCHTVKYEGQAAIMLEKIQDFSVTDGYECPILPDAQPAVLDTHTLFMQAYMDWCMEVPESVIARRFHVGLINGVTELTAAAAGIMGIEVVGLSGGVMQNRTMSIELPKALRERGLTPLVHTQLPPNDGCISLGQAAWGRKMLLRG; this is encoded by the coding sequence ATGACCGATATGATACGTCGCAAATTCGTCATTCAGGGACAGGTGCAGGGAGTGGGCTTCCGGCCTTTCGTGTACCGCATCGCGTTGGATAACGCCATGACCGGCATCGTCAGCAACACCTCGGATGGGGTGTTTATTGAGGTGCAGGGCGCGGTCGGGGCCGTCGAGCAGTTCGGTCGCGACCTGACCGACAAGTTGCCCCCTCTGGCACATGTGGTGTCCCGGACGGAAGAAGACATGCCTGTGCAGCAAGGCGAGGAGGCTTTTGTAATCATTGCCAGCACGGGCAGCAACGGCAATACGGTGCTCATCAGCGCAGATGTGGCCACCTGCGACGACTGTCTTGCGGATATGTTCGATCCGGGCAATCCGCGTTACCTGTATCCCTTCACCAACTGCACCAACTGCGGCCCGCGATATACCATCACGCGCTCCATTCCCTACGACAGGGACAAGACGTCCATGGCGTGTTTTCCGCTGTGTCCTTCGTGCCGTGAGGAGTATGAGAATCCGCTGGACCGGCGATTCCATGCCCAGCCCAATGCCTGCCCCGAGTGTGGCCCCCATGTCTGGATGACCACGCCGGATAAGGAAAGCGCTGATGCGCAAGGGCCGGAGCAGGCGCAGGTGTGCCGCGATACCGAGGCCATCCGCCAGACCGCCAAGGCCTTGAGCAAAGGGCACATCGCCGCCATCAAGGGACTTGGCGGATTCCATCTGGCTTGCGACGCCACCAACGAGAGTGCCGTTACCGCCTTGCGCACTCGCAAGAACCGTTGGGGCAAACCTCTCGCCGTTATGGTGCCCGACGTGGAGGCGGCCCGCAGGCTGGCTATTGTCAGCGATGCGGAGGCGGCCCAGATGGCAAGCAGGGAACGGCCCATCGTGCTGTGCCGAGTGCATGAAGACAGCCCGCTGGCGCCTGCCGTCATGCCGGATACGCATTACGTGGGCATCATGCTGCCGTATACGCCGCTGCACCATGTGCTGTTTCACTTCCTGCGGGATTTTTCCGAGGGGCAGGTTCCGGCGCTTGTGATGACCAGCGGCAACATGAGCAGCGAGCCCATCGCGCTGGGTAACCGTGAGGCATTGAAGCGCCTGCACGGCATTGCCGATCTTTTTCTGCTGCATAACCGCGACATTCTCATCCGTACCGACGATTCCGTCGTGCGCGTGCATCCGGAAACCGAAGAACGGCAGTTCTTCCGCCGTGCGCGCGGGTTTACGCCGCGCCCCGTGTTTCTGGAGGGCGACGGCCCCTGCGTGCTCGGCGTGGGGCCGGAACTCAAGAATACGCTCTGCTATACGCGCGGTGCGCAGGCCTTTGTGTCGCAGCACATCGGCGACATGCAGAATCTGGAGACATACGGTTTTTATCAGGAGATAGCCTCCCACCTTGCGGACATCCTGCAGGTGGAGCCGCAGGCCGTGATCCGCGACCTGCATCCCGATTATCTTTCCACCCGTTTTGCCGAGGGCTACGCCAAAAAGCGCGGCATTCCCGTGCTGAGCCTGCAGCATCATTACGCCCACATCCACAGCGTGCTGGCGGAAAATCGTTATGAGGGGCCAGCTCTTGGCCTTGCCTTGGACGGCACGGGATACGGCGAGGACGGCACCATATGGGGCGGTGAATTGCTCTATGTGGACAATGCGGAGCTGGAGCATGAACGCATCGGCCAGCTTGCGCCCATGCCGCTTCCGGGGGGCGAGGCTGCCATCCGCGAACCGTGGCGCATCACGCAGGGCCTGCTCTGGGAGCTTGGCGCGTTTGAGCCCGACATGCGCATCTGGACATGGTGGGAAGAGTATTCCAAGGCGGCGTCCTTTCTGCCGCAGATCATGGAACGGCGCATCAACACACCCATGACCTCGTCATGCGGGCGGCTCTTTGATGCCATCGCGGCCATGCTCGGTGTTTGCCATACCGTGAAATACGAAGGGCAGGCCGCTATCATGCTGGAAAAGATTCAGGACTTTTCCGTAACAGATGGGTACGAGTGCCCCATTCTGCCGGATGCCCAGCCCGCCGTGCTGGATACCCACACCCTGTTCATGCAGGCCTACATGGACTGGTGCATGGAGGTGCCGGAATCCGTTATCGCCCGCCGTTTCCATGTGGGGCTCATCAATGGCGTGACAGAGTTGACCGCTGCTGCGGCCGGAATCATGGGCATAGAGGTCGTGGGGCTTTCCGGCGGGGTGATGCAGAACCGGACCATGAGCATTGAATTGCCCAAGGCGTTGCGCGAGCGCGGACTGACCCCGCTGGTGCATACGCAGTTGCCGCCCAATGACGGGTGTATTTCGTTGGGGCAGGCCGCGTGGGGCAGGAAGATGCTGCTGCGGGGGTAG
- the mutM gene encoding bifunctional DNA-formamidopyrimidine glycosylase/DNA-(apurinic or apyrimidinic site) lyase, with product MPELPEVETIARGLAPQVEQRTIAAVHILNDSTVAGRRNLLEHRVAGCVVRRVHRRGKVLLMDLEGASKGTAAEQPTTLAFHLKMSGRLFVYPQGKPPATHTRLIFDLSDGSRLFFDDTRKFGYCRALAEQDFSDWDFWQKLGPEPLDISECDFVQLLRDRRTRIKAALLDQTVIAGIGNIYADESLFRARIRPDTACNSVPEAKLRTLHGVIQAVLQQAIRECGSSIRDYRDAHGDAGAFQNSFLVYGKAGEKCTVCGKKLSTAKVAGRTTVFCGKCQK from the coding sequence ATGCCCGAACTGCCGGAAGTGGAAACCATTGCCCGCGGCCTTGCCCCGCAAGTCGAACAGCGCACCATAGCCGCCGTTCATATCCTGAACGACTCCACGGTGGCAGGTCGGCGCAACCTGCTGGAGCATCGGGTTGCCGGATGCGTTGTCCGCCGTGTGCACAGACGCGGCAAGGTGCTGCTGATGGATCTGGAGGGAGCAAGCAAAGGGACGGCAGCTGAACAACCAACCACGCTCGCCTTCCACCTCAAGATGTCCGGCCGCCTGTTCGTGTATCCTCAGGGTAAGCCGCCCGCCACACATACGCGGCTAATCTTCGATCTCTCAGACGGCAGCCGTCTGTTCTTCGACGACACCCGCAAGTTCGGCTATTGCCGAGCACTGGCCGAGCAGGATTTTTCAGACTGGGATTTCTGGCAGAAGCTCGGGCCGGAACCTCTGGACATCAGCGAATGCGACTTCGTACAGCTGCTTCGCGACAGACGCACTCGCATCAAGGCGGCCCTGCTGGACCAGACCGTCATTGCTGGTATCGGCAACATCTATGCGGATGAATCCCTCTTCCGCGCCCGCATCAGGCCTGATACCGCCTGCAACAGCGTACCGGAAGCGAAACTCCGCACCCTGCATGGTGTGATACAGGCCGTGCTGCAGCAGGCCATCCGCGAATGCGGCTCATCCATACGGGACTATCGGGATGCGCACGGCGACGCGGGGGCCTTTCAGAACAGTTTTCTTGTCTATGGTAAAGCTGGCGAAAAGTGCACGGTGTGCGGCAAGAAGCTCAGCACCGCCAAGGTTGCGGGGCGGACGACCGTGTTTTGCGGGAAGTGCCAGAAGTAA